From the genome of Triticum aestivum cultivar Chinese Spring chromosome 3B, IWGSC CS RefSeq v2.1, whole genome shotgun sequence, one region includes:
- the LOC123065793 gene encoding uncharacterized protein, whose translation MGNCAASRHAGESWADDGDWEEASSTSEDDRHRRHDGSEEHLSEVTIRITKRQLHELMERKTPGGRGSSTRQLLADIMDSGEVHHHDVHREEHWRPALQSIPEAVES comes from the coding sequence ATGGGGAACTGCGCGGCGTCGCGGCACGCCGGGGAGTCGTGGGCCGACGACGGCGACTGGGAGGAGGCGTCGTCCACGTCGGAAGACGACCGCCACCGACGCCACGACGGGTCGGAGGAGCACCTGTCGGAGGTGACGATCAGGATCACCAAGAGGCAGCTGCACGAGCTGATGGAGAGGAAGACGCCCGGCGGGCGGGGTAGCAGCACCCGGCAGCTGCTGGCAGACATCATGGACTCCGGGGAGGTGCACCACCATGACGTGCACCGGGAGGAGCACTGGAGGCCCGCGCTGCAGAGCATTCCGGAGGCCGTCGAGTCGTGA